A single window of Crassostrea angulata isolate pt1a10 chromosome 8, ASM2561291v2, whole genome shotgun sequence DNA harbors:
- the LOC128159548 gene encoding OTU domain-containing protein 5-B-like — translation MTILPKKKPTTSKTECESSEHQGGHASHSHQHHQATTDARHEKATRSRNSPTRWVPSTAREEKLASHDPGGTFEGHESVNNKRRHRSSPHRTHARKHRMHASATVTSREYQASTEYEETGYNSGDEYVPPQHPDNIEELEAWFEKTLKEKKGWDIKKMGEDGACLFRAVADQVYGDQEMHAAVRKMCVDYMLKNCDYFSQYVTEDFTTYINRKKMENCHGNHVEMQAMSEMFNRPIEVYQYSIDPINTFNCPYKTENEPIRISYHGNVHYNSIVDPFKATIGVGLGLPGLQPGMADKTQMRDAVRQSEDVHIEQTMLEDKLRETDWEVTQETIEEQVARESYLQWLKESENHARKQSSPRSASATCSSSKDNLYKDLGSPELLQQGRSPRTRSNPGSGGNSPQRLDTGRSNPSSPQQGESAGQRSPLPECSGYNASTVSDTLGSLGATGGAQDLMTTNFVETSSLMNCYNSDMYGLSDWMDEDDIMTQVIAQSQKEYLDSLKKSASSSPTPDPSTFS, via the exons ATGACTATCCTACCGAAAAAGAAACCTACGACGTCGAAAACCGAGTGTGAATCCAGCGAGCACCAGGGTGGACATGCATCGCACTCCCACCAACACCACCAAGCCACGACGGACGCTCGCCACGAAAAGGCCACCCGTTCCCGAAACTCGCCCACCCGCTGGGTTCCGTCGACCGCGAGGGAGGAGAAACTGGCCAGCCACGATCCAGGGGGAACCTTTGAAGGTCATGAGAGTGTGAACAATAAGAGGAGACATCGTTCCTCACCCCACCGGACGCACGCGCGGAAACACCGCATGCACGCCTCGGCCACGGTCACTTCGAGGGAGTATCAGGCCTCCACGGAGTATGAAGAGACAGGGTATAACAGTGGTGACGAATATGTGCCTCCCCAACACCCTGACAACATAGAGGAG CTTGAAGCTTGGTTTGAGAAAACGTTGAAGGAAAAGAAAGGATGGGACATAAAGAAGATGGGAGAAGACGGGGCCTGTCTGTTCCGAGCTGTCG CTGACCAAGTGTATGGGGACCAGGAAATGCACGCCGCAGTCAGAAAGATGTGTGTGGATTACATG CTGAAAAACTGTGACTACTTTTCGCAATATGTTACGGAGGATTTTACCACTTACATTAATCgaaagaaaatggaaaattgCCATGGAAACCATGTTGAGATGCAGGCAATGAGTGAGATGTTCAATCGACCGATTGAGGTTTACCAATACAGCATAG ATCCAATAAACACATTCAACTGCCCTTACAAGACAGAAAATGAGCCCATTAGGATAAGTTACCATGGTAACGTCCACTACAACTCCATCGTGGATCCGTTCAAGGCCACCATTGGTGTAGGTCTGGGACTGCCAGGTCTACAGCCGGGG aTGGCTGACAAAACTCAGATGAGGGACGCTGTCCGACAGTCTGAAGATGTTCACATAGAACAG ACCATGTTGGAGGACAAGCTGCGAGAGACAGACTGGGAGGTAACACAGGAGACAATAGAGGAACAGGTGGCGCGTGAATCCTACCTACAGTGGTTAAAGGAAAGCGAGAACCATGCTCGCAAACAGAGCTCT CCTCGGTCAGCCAGCGCCACTTGTAGCTCCTCCAAAGACAACTTGTACAAAGATCTGGGGTCTCCTGAACTCTTGCAGCAGGGGAGATCACCCAGGACCCGGAGTAACCCGGGGTCAGGAGGGAACAGCCCTCAGAGGCTAGACACGGGACGCAGCAATCCCAGCAGCCCCCAGCAGGGCGAGAGTGCCGGTCAGCGATCCCCCCTCCCCGAGTGTTCTGGATACAATGCCTCCACAG TGTCAGACACTCTTGGCAGCTTGGGGGCAACAGGAGGGGCCCAGGACTTGATGACAACCAACTTTGTAGAAACCTCTTCCTTAATGAACTGCTACAATTCCGATATGTATG GTCTTTCTGATTGGATGGATGAAGATGACATCATGACTCAGGTGATAGCCCAGTCTCAGAAGGAGTACCTGGACAGCCTCAAGAAGTCCGCCTCATCTTCCCCCACCCCCGATCCCTCCACCTTCAGCTAA